In a genomic window of Erigeron canadensis isolate Cc75 chromosome 5, C_canadensis_v1, whole genome shotgun sequence:
- the LOC122600926 gene encoding transcription factor RAX2-like, protein MGRSPCCDKTKLKRGPWSPEEDSILRNHIQNHGTGGNWISLPHKAGLKRCGKSCRLRWLNYLRPDIKLGGFTEEEDDIISSLYANIGSRWSVIASHLEGRTDNDVKNHWNTKLKKKLMASHNSTITTTTTSSVTSINPMQFGSTPTFLPKQEVVDHIPHIVNNNNHIVDYYMTTDYQQPMISSSYSCGLINVNSSSSQENHGLSSPSAFLMENEYATWSENSGEATTTDSIDDIFTGFDFRQLLGEVANFNYSSQIG, encoded by the exons ATGGGTAGGTCTCCATGTTGTGATAAAACAAAACTGAAGAGAGGACCATGGTCACCTGAAGAAGATtccatccttagaaatcatattCAAAACCATGGCACTGGTGGCAATTGGATTTCCTTGCCTCATAAAGCAG GGCTTAAACGATGTGGGAAAAGCTGTCGGTTGAGATGGCTAAACTATCTAAGACCCGATATAAAGCTAGGAGGATTTACCGAAGAAGAAGACGATATTATCTCATCTCTCTATGCGAATATTGGAAGCAG GTGGTCTGTCATAGCGTCTCATTTAGAAGGAAGGACCGATAACGATGTCAAGAATCACTGGAACACCAAATTAAAGAAGAAACTAATGGCATCACATAACTCTACCatcactactactactacaaGTAGCGTTACCTCCATCAATCCAATGCAATTCGGCTCAACTCCAACGTTTCTACCAAAACAAGAAGTAGTCGATCACATTCCACAcattgtaaataataataaccacaTTGTGGATTACTACATGACAACGGATTATCAACAACCGATGATATCAAGTTCATATAGTTGTGGTTTAATTAATGTTAATTCATCGTCTTCTCAAGAGAATCACGGTCTGTCATCTCCTAGTGCATTCTTGATGGAAAATGAATATGCTACTTGGTCTGAAAATAGTGGTGAAGCGACGACGACGGACTCCATTGATGATATTTTTACAGGATTTGATTTCAGACAACTGCTTGGTGAAGTTGCTAATTTTAACTATTCATCTCAAATTGgataa